In Cryptomeria japonica chromosome 10, Sugi_1.0, whole genome shotgun sequence, a genomic segment contains:
- the LOC131030023 gene encoding protein terminal ear1 homolog, whose protein sequence is MCGGGEVMAAQRDLQVKVESEETGVDDKVAQLGPFLNPSALEFTPPMLEKSHPQTPYGIAYPVPQPVSPLTVFNVPIVTEFRSPPITYNAYIAPHIQMNCLLPIAPPPLPPPPTIWTSPEIPVMCNPVPIPIANTHLSCPNMISQTSPPFQPSFMVAPQSSDGRQAYQSRSLLLSLVPTEFSDHQIHQELLVWGPIRALHLEAKHDGMVTVDFYDLRHANQALFDIRQQYMMLSKSLESGALQQPFSYCWRFMEGRLIWAQYAEPTAENQGTLVIFNVDTAISDDNVLSIFQHYGAVKDVRGTPLNNRTKFVEFFDIRDAERARNELDRNEIGSEQVKNHFSHSNGRTRKDSANFVHNIPPRHHRRPHSDHTDFSCDRGVFSSEIHKKSNTSQFANVTKRGRGRESGFGRGGDAATNNWKRESSHAIGEETRSQFAFDETQPKLNGEETRTTVMIKNIPNQFDHDMLLKMLDSHCMLWNQCIENADETRSAYDFVYLPIDFKNKCNLGYAFVNFTSATATWKLYKEFHGHHWAISNSKKICEVTYARLQGRSSLEEHFKKSSFECDTDDYLPLVFDPPRNGEVVTLAKVVGGRRQSESSINKEKPEYCGKNQTRFAADSRYSSSYCHNQAFDHTYQYRMRPSNHHRTIGKVKMKTLTIISLRLLPIIGPRMQHLLSILTAKKLKVDDLSN, encoded by the exons ATGTGCGGTGGCGGTGAAGTCATGGCAGCCCAGAGAGATTTGCAGGTTAAGGTGGAGTCTGAGGAGACGGGTGTTGATGACAAAGTGGCGCAGTTAGGGCCGTTTCTGAACCCATCTGCCCTGGAGTTTACTCCTCCGATGCTTGAGAAATCACATCCACAGACACCTTACGGGATTGCATATCCAGTTCCCCAGCCCGTTTCTCCCTTAACAGTATTCAATGTCCCGATTGTAACAGAATTCAGATCCCCACCCATTACATACAACGCATATATTGCGCCGCATATTCAGATGAACTGTCTCCTACCCATTGCGCCGCCGCCGCTTCCTCCTCCTCCTACAATATGGACTTCACCAGAGATTCCTGTTATGTGCAACCCTGTTCCAATTCCTATCGCGAATACGCACCTCTCCTGCCCTAATATGATTTCTCAAACTTCTCCTCCTTTCCAGCCGAGTTTTATGGTCGCTCCGCAGAGCTCAGACGGGCGGCAAGCGTACCAGTCTCGAAGCCTGCTTCTGAGTTTGGTCCCTACTGAGTTCAGTGATCATCAGATTCATCAGGAATTGCTGGTGTGGGGGCCTATTAGAGCGCTTCATCTTGAGGCAAAACATGACGGTATGGTGACTGTAGATTTTTATGACCTTAGGCATGCTAACCAGGCGCTTTTTGATATAAGGCAGCAGTACATGATGCTTTCTAAAAGTCTGGAAAGTGGAGCGTTGCAACAACCGTTTTCTTATTGCTGGAGATTCATGGAAGGAAGACTTATTTGGGCCCAATATGCAGAGCCCACCGCCGAGAACCAAGGCACGCTAGTCATCTTTAATGTGGATACAGCCATATCCGATGACAACGTTTTATCGATCTTCCAGCACTATG GCGCTGTGAAAGACGTGAGGGGGACGCCATTGAACAATCGAACTAAGTTTGTAGAATTTTTCGACATAAGGGATGCAGAGCGAGCTCGGAATGAGCTAGACCGGAATGAAATTGGGTCAGAACAAGTAAAAAACCATTTCAGTCATTCGAATGGTAGGACTCGCAAAGACTCTGCTAATTTCGTTCACAATATTCCCCCTCGTCACCACCGACGGCCGCACTCAGACCATACCGATTTCAGCTGTGATAGAG GTGTTTTTTCGAGTGAAATTCACAAAAAGAGCAACACATCTCAATTTGCGAATGTAACGAAGAGAGGCCGAGGCCGTGAAAGTGGTTTTGGCAGGGGAGGAGATGCTGCCACAAACAATTGGAAGAGAGAGTCATCCCATGCAATCGGAGAGGAAACCAGATCCCAATTTGCTTTTGATGAGACTCAACCGAAATTGAATGGTGAAGAGACCAGGACAACTGTCATGATAAAAAATATTCCAAACCAATTCGA TCACGACATGCTCCTGAAAATGCTAGACAGTCACTGCATGCTATGGAACCAATGCATCGAAAATGCAGATGAAACCCGCTCAGCCTACGATTTTGTTTACTTGCCCATAGATTTCAA AAACAAATGTAATCTGGGGTACGCATTTGTAAATTTCACATCTGCTACAGCGACATGGAAGCTTTATAAAGAGTTCCATGGGCATCATTGGGCTATATCCAACTCCAAAAAGATATGCGAAGTCACATATGCGAGGCTTCAG GGTCGAAGCTCATTGGAAGAACACTTCAAAAAGTCTAGCTTTGAATGTGATACAGACGACTATTTGCCATTGGTGTTCGATCCTCCTCGTAATGGGGAGGTTGTTACGCTTGCCAAAGTGGTTGGTGGTCGTAGGCAATCTGAAAGCAGCATCAACAAGGAGAAGCCAGAATACTGCGGAAAAAATCAGACCAGATTTGCAGCTGACAGCCGCTATTCCTCCTCTTATTGCCATAACCAAGCTTTCGATCACACATATCAATACAGAATGAGGCCAAGTAACCACCATCGTACAATTGGCAAGGTTAAAATGAAAACTTTAACTATAATAAGCCTAAGATTACTACCTATTATAGGCCCAAGAATGCAGCACCTGCTGTCGATTCTGACAGCAAaaaagttgaaggttgatgacttaAGCAACTAA